In the Sorghum bicolor cultivar BTx623 chromosome 4, Sorghum_bicolor_NCBIv3, whole genome shotgun sequence genome, CCCATGGGCTCATCAACATCAACAAGGGTTGAGTGAGTTGTGTCATCATCAGCATCATGAGGAATGAAGAAGTCAGGGCCAAGCTGCAACGTCTTGCATGGGCGCAAGTATGCTGACAAATTTTTCTTCTGCCGTAGTATATATTCTACCTGAAAATGATGCAGATTATCAAACATTTTTCATATCATGTCTTGCTAAGGACCTTTTAGAAACTGACTGACATGGATATTGCATGACAAAAAAGTTCAAATACTGCTCTTGCTAAGGACCTTTTAGATTATAATTGTTCTGCTCCTCTCTTTTAGCATGAATTATGCTGTTTTATTTTCTCAGCCACCATAATTCAGTTACATAGATAAAGTCACATAGGATAACCATAGCTTATTAGTTCGAGTTAATTACCTTGCAATCCAGAGAGCAGTGGAAATACGGTTCTTGAAGGCTCCTGTCGCAGGAGGTGCAGATATTCCCTGATCCCTTGAATTGCCTATTCTGTGGTCTCTTCTTCAGGAAAACAACCTTAGAGCTGTTAATGGTATAAGACTGCACCACGTTGATACAGAATTATAAgccttcttgcatcttgaaccTCAGAACAATACCAGACCACATGCATGCACTATGCTTAATTGATATACCTGAACACTGGAGCAATCAACAAGCTTCTCCAGGTCCTCCAGCCGGACAACATCATGGTAGACGTATCGCCGCACCTGCAGGAGCCGGTGTACACGGTGTGCTCCCACACAGTGTGGGCAGATGCTGGTGCAACAGTCAAGGCAGCAGATGTTCTTCTCGTTCTTCTTGGCGTGCTCATGGAGAGAGCATGCTACGAAGAACTTCTGTGTGTTAAGGGCCTCTAACCATGCTGGCTTCCACATTGCCTGCTGATATATTGCACAATTCCATACATTTTTTGCATCAATAAGTGGCGAATTCATATGAGAATTCACTGGTAAGCATGAAGAAGGTTAAGAGTCCTTACCATGATCATGTATGCGGCTGTAAAGGCCTCTTGTGTTGTGTGTGTTCTAGGTTGGATGGGGTGGGGAGTTTTGAAGAAGaggggggggggagagagagagagagagagagagagagagagagaagagagagagagagacgcacAGTAGAGCTTATGAAGGATGGGAGGTGGGGTGTGTGGTGGTCTTAGAAGTATTAATGAGACAACCAGGAGAGGGGGCTATATATTTGCATCACTCGGGCTTTTGACAGTTGACTCCTTAATCTATGGCACTATCGTGGAATGCACCTTGCTTTAAGACAGAGTGATGGGCATGTGTAGTTACTTTATGAATCAAATTTAGGACATGTTCCGTAATTGCTGTTGTAAGTGCTGGGGCTGTACTTCAAAAAGGGTAGCGGATTTTGTAATTTCATTCGGAGGGCCTTCAATATCAGTTTGTGCCAGGACGATTCCTTGCTGGAGTTGATCCTATCAAGATTAGTAATAGGTGCTCTGAGATCATACATAATTTTGGCACACTTTCCCTTGTCATAGAAAAGTCTGTTTGATTTCATTGATAGTATCACCATGTTAATCTTGAAATAGataattcatttttttttggaGAATTTCACAGTTGACAGGTGCTGCTTCAATTTTCAAAACTGGTTCAAATGAACTGTGTCAGTTTTGCATGACCGCAATCATGAATTTCTATTGCCCAATGTGATAACTTGGACAAGTGGTCAATTACCGAATCACCAtataaatttatatgatatcatAATTTTCAGAATCATGACAAGTTACCATGCAGAGCAGATTATTGTAAGTTAAAATCTTACTCATTCTTGTTAATTCTTGTTGTTGATTGAAATATTTTGCAAGTTCAATTGTGTTGACATTGGAACACACCAAGGCCTGAAGTTTTACCAAATAGATCCTTTGCATCTCTTGGAGATTGGGCTAATGTGACATGTACATAGTTAGCCAACAAAACACACAAAAACAATTCTGGAGGGAAGAAAGGGGAGGTGGGGAGGTGAGGCGAACGTGGATGCTGTTTCTAGTGTTTCCCAACCCTTGTGCCAACTTTTTAACTTATGACTAAAGCTCAAATCTCTAGCCTTGGCACCAGAGCTCACCTCTCTTAAACAAAAAATTATGCAGTGCCCAAGGAGCCACTTTGATTCCTTGTTTGGAGCCTTATGTGTGGGGGCGAGTACGGCCTTTCTTGGGCAACACATGCATACAATACAAATCGACAGCCTCCACTAACAAATTACTGCCTTGGGCTTTGCCCCCATCGTGTTTGCTACAGGATAGGTTCTGTTTTACTTGACTTTTAAACTTCAAATGGTACACTACAAAATCTGCTTGAGTTGTGTATTCTGTGGATTGTTTTGGGGAATCTGTATTCTTTTCACCCTTCAGCTGTTTTTGTCTCGAATACAAATTTGTATGGTTTGAATGGAATTGCTAAAGTGATGTTACAGTTACTTTCTGTGGGTTAAAGTCTGATGATATGGAGTGTGGAGTATGGACTACTACCATTTATTTCTGCTGTAAAACCTTTTGACATGGACATCATTTTGGCCGTGTTACTACAATTGCAGCGATCAATAAGTTGTCTCTGTTTGGCCTTTACAGGTATGTGTTCTAGATTCCAGAAGAGTAATACTGATCGAATCCATCTAACTGCAGTGTTGTGGCTTTAACGTATTCCAGGTGTGGATCTGATTTGCAATGGCTTATCAGGATTCAGGCCGGGGATGATAAGGTTTGTAAATGAATTTCTTCGCCATGCATTGAGTTGTTTTTTCTGTGCTGTCTCATGGTTTGCACTCTAGAACCTTTGACATGGGATTGTACCATTCATCAGACTGTGGGTGCGAGTTTCTTTTTCTGATGGCACATCAAAAAAGCCTGAACTGTCTTGCAGAGAATAGTCCATTATCCCAGGGAAGCTGGTGAGTTGATAGTTCCTCCTTGAACTGTCTGATTGGTCTCCAACTCTGCAAGTCAAAACAGGCATGAACCAATAACATGATTATAACAAAAGCAATTGCTCGATTTCGTATCTCAACTGTTTTTAATAAATATCTTTACCATGATTGCATTTATTCTTTCCACTTGTACCTGATGTTAGATAGGAAAAGAACTGTTCTTTTAGTTCTTATATATAGTTTGATCAAATTATTATGAATTTCAGGAAAAGACATTTCATCATCATTTTTTATATGTAATGCTGTTGCTGCTGAATGTCCATAGTAGAGGAGAGTGGTTGAGCTTGACATATAGCTGTGATCGGTGTAGGGTATTTTTGGCATGCGTGGGCGCGGATAAACAGAATCCTACAGCAATAAGGTTCTCACTCTGTTTGCTATTCTTCAGTTAGTCAGGTTTAATCCTTTGTATTCCCTgaaccaaaaaagaaaaaaaaaaggtgatcTGTTACGCCGAGTTTACTCAAAACTAGAAGAAAAACTTTCTAGTGTGTTTGGACGAGGGAGTTACTGTAGGGACTTTCAGATTTTGCCTTCGTTTTATCTAATCTAGGAATTTGGAATGACATCCTTGTATCCAAACAAGCATTACCGGCAGGACTTTTTATTGAAATAGTAGTGCTCAACCAACTTGGAACTCACATGTGAAGTAGAAAGCTTCGTTCTCGTAGAGCATATCCTTAAAGAACATTGCTAGCTACAAGTACTCCAAGCATTTTCTAAGCATAAACACAAAACTCCAAGGCTAATAAGCCATTGAGCTTCCATAGCAGTCACCCATAGGACTTGACCCTATGGCGGCGTACGTCCTCAACTTGTCTTGGTGAATTagggctagctagctaggactagtaatatttatttattttttcgaCGAGCAGGACACTACTAATAATCTACCTAAGCGAGATATTGAAAACATTTCCTAGCTAGGCTTAAATACAAAACTCCGACGAGGCCAATAAGCCCTTGAGCTCATAGCATATACTAATATTACTCCCTCtatatcctaaattataagttattccaagaattttggagagtcaaagtatctaagtttgattaaaattaaaaaaaatataaaattttttgacatcaaatagatatactataaaattataattaataaagaacctaataatacttagttaatatcataaatgttattatccaccatataaatttggtcaaatttgagatgctttgactctacaagattcttggaatgacttacaataatttgaaatggagggagtagcattTCTCCATGAAAATTTGACCCAAGTAGAAACAGGGCGTCCTTAACTTTGTCTTGGGGAAGAATTAGACTATTATTAGGACACTGGTCTATGAGTGATGTCGAAGCAATGGATGTTGTGTAGTGTAGGTGCCCTATAATCATGAATCTAGCTTGGCCACACAGCACCCACGTAGACCTAAATATCATATCGTGCATGCTCTAACAAAAGGAGCTTTGCTACTGATGAAGCATCAGAATAATCTGTGTGTCATGGCCTCATGGTTGGTTCTAACACCGCTTTGTCGGTCTCATGGGCTTAATCTCTGGTCAAATCGCCCTCTCCACACCATTAACAAAAAAAGGCGTTCAAAACGTACGGACGCCTGCCCGGCCGGTTCACTCTAGCTCGTCAAGCGATCCTTTTTCACCATGACGTGTGGGGCCCATGTGCCCGGGACCCAGGCGCCAACGGGCGAGGCTAGCCTGTGGGTGGGTAAAGAACAGTGACGTGGATCggaaagaaagagagaaaaaacacGAGTAGTACAAAGATGCCGGCGTGCGTGTGCACCGCCCGCACGTGTGCACGTACGCTCTCTGCGTAGACAATCCGAAGCACGCACACGTGGCGTGGTGGGGGCAGGGGGCGGGCGGTTGGTGCCCGCCACGTGAGGGCGTCTGACACAAGGTTAATGCGGGGAGGCCGCCTCACGTGCAGGGCATCGGAGGCCGCGTAGGATAGGATGCGCTGTGGCAGAGTCCCTGTGGACCTCGTTGCGGCTTGCTTTGTTGCCGTTCCAGAGGTTAACTGCAAAATGGATTATGGGCctgttggccttgtttagttctttataaattttacaaaatttttcagcatCGAATATTACatcacatgtatggaacattaaatataaataaataataaataattatataatttacctataatttgtgagacgaatcttttgagactagttagtctataattggacaatatttgtcaaatacaaatgaaagtgctacagtgtccattttgcaaaaacttttgcaagtaaacaaggccttagtaactAAGGAATGcaaaattaaaaatataaatttcaaatttttcagatttatgTTTAGTACCATCTAAATTACAGAATTTATGCCTTTATTATGGTCTCTTGAGGCTTTTTTTTGCCTCTTGAGACCAAAATACAAAATGAAGAATGATAACTATTTTACCAAATTTTTTGCATGATGTTTAATTTTATTATACAAAATAACTGACCAAGACCTAGAATTTTTTAGGATAAaagaggaactaaacaccccctattTCTCCTTTCCCATTTCTCTCTCTTTGCTAGGAGTATGCCGTGGCGGATCTAGAAAATAGTTAGAATGATCTTATTTTATTATCTTACATCTCTATTCTTTTCCTTCTAAACTTCTATagatgcaaaatttttgagtCACACTACCTTATAAATATGAGTCCATTTAGATAAAGTTGATATTTATACTGCATATAGATAGTTTAGTGCCTATATTGAGTCCTTatttaaataatatatattaaaatacaAAAATGGTAGCACTCGCTTTGTTTGAAAACACATgctgtttttattttttgcattagcaatattatataaatttaacTTAAAATATACCAACATAAatttatttgatatcataaatggtAACATGACTTTGTATAGACATATTTTTAATTATGCGAATTAAACTTGGAACTAAAATGACCTAACATAATGGAACGGTGAACGCCttctaaaaatttaagattttccgttatatcgaatcttgcgacacacgcatgaagtattaaatataaacaaaaataaaaactaattacgtagtttatctataatttgtgagataaattttttaagcttacttagtttataattagataataattaccaaatttaAACGAGTGATGCCGTactcaaaattttaaaaaaaattgccaactgaacaaggccttaaggaaggaaggaaaggaGACGTGTTGGGCTCACGGGCACTGATCCACCAACCCATCTAAACAGCCCACGCAAGGGTGGCAAAGGATACCCGCCCACGCGGTAGTTCCGGGCCGAACGGGGGAGGGGATAGATAGTGGTTGACAGCCCAAGTAGGGAGAATCTGAGACGGTTTTCCTTTCGTCTTCGAGCTAGCGGGCCGTGCTGGACTGTCTGGTGGGCCGATggatcatcgtcgtcgtcgtcatcatcattcGAAGCGGCGCGCAGGACCCGCTGCTTCGGTCGGCGCCGCACGCCGCACGCTGCGTCGGTGGGGTGGCCCCGGCCGCCGAGGACCGAGGTGCGCCGCGCTGCATGTGTCGTCGTAGAGGCCAGGACAGCCGGACAGCACCTTATAAAAATCGGGCATGCACGCCGAAAGCTCGACGTTAATTGAGGGCGACGGCGAGAGCGCGACCTGCTGCTAGCTGTTTCGGTGTCGTCGCCGTGTCGTCGGCCGCGGTATACCTAATCGCGTGTCCTTTACGAGGCAACAACACCCAACAACTAGACGACTTCCTGTTCAAGGATTTTAGGTACGTGCCATTTTGTTTATTAATTATAACTACACTACGTATGTATAGTAAGAGATATACTATATAGTTTGGCGCGACGACGAGCTAACAGCGGCCGGCCGGGCCAGAATGCATGGTTTTAATACACTACATATGCTATACTTCTTACTTGCTGCGATATGATGTTGACTGGCCACAAGAAATTAGGCGTGGGTGTGTATACACTAATGATCAGTGAGCAGCCACACTCGCTCGGTGGCTATAGCCTTTGACTCTGTCAAAGTGTACGTACTTAGATACTCTTTTCTAGTTTTTAGGTAATCATTCGATCGTGCAGTAGGTCATGCATCTTTTCTCTTCTTctgaaagaaaacaaaaacaaaaccaTGCAAGTTGTGATGAACTAATATACTAACACCGTTTTAATTTGATCCACCGACCTTCAACACGTACGTCACGCACGTACATGCTATACCAGGACTTGGGCATCGAAGAGACGTGACACTTGAATTTTTCCCTCCCGACCCCTTCAAGTCACCATTCCTCACTCATTCCAGCGAGCTTCTCTAGGTCTGAGgacctttaggccttgttcagttccaaaattttgggttttttttgacattatagcattttcatttttatttgacaaatattatccaatcatgaattaatgaagttcaaaagattcatctcgcgatttacaggcaaactgtgcaattagtttttgttttcatctatatttaatgctcaatgcatgtgccgtaagattcgatgtgacagagaatcttgaaattttttggaaactaaacaagaccttagcagTCAGAAACGCAGAACATGCATAACAACGTAACTTGTTTTGGGAACGTCTACGTTCCCAATTCGAAAACATTTGCGTTCCCACATTATTAAATATTGCCTCAAGTGTGTGTGACTCAGATGATTATTCATAATGTGCATAGGATCGGAGGATCATCATGATAATGAAAAGATGGGTTTTATTGATTGAAAACTTCTAGATAATAGGTgttagagcatcttcaagagttTTGAAAACCCACTCCCAATTTTGATCTTTTTAGTAAAACTGGAAAAACCGCTCTCCAATAcccccttttttttaaaaaaaaaactaacccCCCCCCCCTTCTCAACTCTCAATAATCTTCCCACGTTTAGAAAAAATGATCCAATCATGTGTGGAAATATACTCACGCATATCAAACAACCAATCTAGAGGTGGAAGAGCGTGAAAAATAATAAGAATATGAATAGGCCCATAGCTTCCGAAGTTGTTTTGTTGGATACTCTTCACTACATTCAGACAGTCACTGGCTAACCTGACACCGTCAACTTGTAGGTCTGAAGCGAAAGCCACCCTTTCTCTACATGCAATAGATTTCATCAACACCAGGTTCACAATTCCACCAAGGACCAGCGCCGATCCAAATGCTACCTAGAAGTTATTTTATGGTTAGCCtgctaagagcaagtattatggtgggctgtaagctggctaaatgctgatgtggaggagagagaggagaagcaggctgtaagcttacagccagcttagacacaaaaaccaaaatactttgtgagagagataagtgggccatgtattaatagtgaatagctaactattgtatgggtgggctgggagaaggctgtaagaaaccttacagccagcaagttggctgtattattaaacttgctctaagcAATAGAAAGCTTCTATTTAGGGACCAACACAAGACTTTAACGACCAAACATAAGGACATTCACAATTGGACTTTTAATTTGGTGGCCTCTAAACCTCGACCCGTTTTAAACCCTTAAGAAAAATACAAAATGATAATAAGATCCAAATACTTTATCTATCCTAACATTGCCATTTTAAGATTATCACTATGGAAAGATAGCAATCAATATAAAAATTAAGCTCCAAATCTTCCTTATTTTTCTAATGTAGAATCAAGATTGCATCACACACTGTCTAGATAGATCACTTTAGAAATAAAAATCCAAACAAAGTGTATTATACTAGCACTACCATTAATAAGCAGAAACCAATACTCTCTTTGTttgctaagggcactcacaatgcaagactctatcacagagtctaagaaaattaattacatattatttatggtattttgctgatgtggcagcatatttattgaagaaagaggtagaaaaaataagactccaagtcttatttagactctaagtccacattgttcgaggtaataaataattttagactctatgatggagtctacattgtgagtgccctaagtatATAAATAAAGTTGGCATTAATAATGCAGGTCATGGTAGTCTTCACATGCCACGGCACACGATCCTCGCACCGGACGCAAACGTCAACCCCCAGAGGAGAATGTGCATGCTGCATTgccccgccggccgccgcgaacCGCGTCATGAATCCCGGAGCCAGCGCGCAACAATTATTTTCCACCACAAACCTTGCTCCACGAACCACTCCACTCGTTTGCGATTCAAATTCGCATCTCACTTTATGGACTGCATTATGTAACAAAAtccatttttaaaaaaaaaacaaaaaaaacaagcTTTGCTCATGAGTCATGCATGGCCGCCGTTTCTTGGCGAGTAGTAACGCATGCTTAGCTGTTGCAGTCTACTAGTAGTATCTACTAGCACTTCCTCGTCTTCTCCATCCATCTCCTGCAGCAGGCCCTTCCTCGTTCCCAAATCTGCAAGCAATTAAGCAAACATTCCACCCACCAACCATCCAACCTTTCAAGTGCTCATCACGACATCAGGGTTTCCCCTTTTCCCTTTCCCTTTCGTGGCCCACGGCTCCGCGTCCTCCTCCGATCCGACGACGACTGACGCCGTGTTGACTCGCTTGCGACAGCGAACGGACTCGAGCCAAAACATACGTCCTCCCGTGGCcatggccgtggccgtggcggcGCGTCGGGCGACTCTACTCGTCCTGATCTTCCTCGTCTCCGCGGCCGGTGCATCAGGTGAGGTTCTTGAAAAttatgcttttttttttctttctcttccgGCGATGCTGCCGTGTGGTTTGATGCATCGATCGAGAATTGGGAATGCGTATATATAACTTTGGTTGAAATGTTGGGATCGTCGTCTTCAGcctcggcgacggcggcggcggcggcgccgggtcCCGGGGCGAACTCGACGTCGTTCCTGCTCGCGGCGGAGCAGACGCAGCGGAAGGACCCGCTCGAGGGGCTGAGGTACTACACCGGCGGGTGGAACATCAGCGACGAGCACTACTGGGCCGTGAGTTCTTCCTTCTCCTTCCAGCAGATCCCATCTTGATCGATCGTCTAATCGGTTCTTGCCCCTCGACCCTCGATCGGTTCTTGGTTATCCGTTGTCTTGATTATCCTCGATTTTTTGCTGTTGGTTCCGGCGACGCGATGATCATCATCGTCAGTCCGTCGGCTTCACCGCGGCGCCGGTGTTCGCGGCGGCGGGAGTCTGGTTCGTCGTGTTCGGCATTGGCCTGTTCATCGCCGGCTGCTGCTTCTGCTGCTGTCCGggtggcggcgccggcgccggcgacacCTACTCGCGCGCGTGCCTGTTCGTCTCGCTCgtgctcctcctcgtcgtcacgGCCTTGGCAGCGTAATAACCAATTCCCCCGCGATCACGTCGCCATCCCATTCATCATACCTTGCCTCGCCGATTAGTTACTAATTCACCGGCCGGTATGCCTCTAATCCTCTATCGCCGTACGTTGCAGCGTGGGGTGCGCCGTGCTGTACGACGGGCAGGGCCGGTTCCACGGCAGCACGGCGGCGACGGTGGACTACGTGGTGCGGCAGTCGGGCGACACGGTGGCCACCCTGCGGGGCTTCACGGGCTTCCTGGAGACCGCCAAGGCCGCCGGCGTCGGGCCCATCACGCTGCCCGACGACGTCAAGGGGAGGATCGACGACGTCGTGCGCAAGGTGGGCGCGGCCTCCGACGAGCTCGCCGCCCGCACGTCCAGCAACGCCGCCAAGATCCGCGCCGCCCTGGAGACAGTGTACGTACGCCGCCACCGATCACCGATCGAAGCACCTTGCTCGTTTTGGCTGGTTCCTCGCCGTGCACTACTCCACTCCTGATCATCTCTTGTTCTTGCTGCTCCAATATATTGCAATGCAGAAGGAAGGTTCTGATCGTTGTTTCGGCGGCGATGCTAATCCTTGCTTTTCTTGGACTCGGTGAGCTCCATTACTCCCTACTGCCACTGTTTATGCTTCATATCACTGCCAATTTTGGAGAAATTGACATCACCGTTTCTGGAATCTGCATTTTTGCTGTGTTTGCAGTGTTCTCCTTGTGTGGATTGGAGTCGATTGTCTACGTGTAAGCATCAAATACTTACAGATCTTCAATGATTCATCACTTGCCATAGTTCATCTTCTGATGAAAATGCAGCTTCAAAAGTCTGATGCCAGTTAGGTTATGTGTACTTGCATGCAGGTTGGTGTTCTTGGGGTGGATCCTGGTTGCAGGGACGTTTGTACTGTGCGGTACTTTTCTCCTCCTGCACAAGTAAGTACGGTGCCTTCGCTGTTGCTTGCAAGTCAAGTAGTGTCACGAGCACACCTACTCAAGTCTATACGTGCAGCGTGGTGGGCGACACGTGCGTGGCGATGGGCGAGTGGGTGCAGCACCCGCAGGCGCGGACGGCGCTGGACGACATCCTGCCGTGCGTCGACACGGCGGCGGCGAACGAGGCGCTGGACCGGAGCAAGGAGGTGAACTACCAGCTGGTGGCCGTGCTCAACGCCGCGCTCACCAACGTCTCCAACCGCGACTTCCCGCCGCAGGCGCCGCCGCCGATCAACTACAACCAGTCGGGCCCGGCCGTGCCGCTGCTCTGCAACCCCTACACGGCGGACCTCCGCGACCGCGCGTGCGCGCCGGGCGAGCTGCccctcgacgccgccgccgcgcggcaGGCCTGGCGGCGCTACGTGTGCCGCACTGCGGCCTCCGCCTCCGCGGACGACggcgcgtcggcggcggcggcggaggtgtGCGCGACCACGGGGCGCGTCACGCCGTCCATGTACGAGCAGCTCGCCGGCGCGGCCGACGTCAGCTACGGGCTGTACCACTACGGCCCCGCCCTGGTGGCGCTGGCGGACTGCACGTTCGTGAGGGAGACGTTCCGGTCGATCGGCGAGGATCACTGCCCGGGACTCAGCCGGTACAGCGGCCAGGTGTTCCGGGGcctgctcgccgccgccgtcgccgtgaTGCTGGCGGTGCTGCTCTGGGTCGTGCACTCGCGggagcggcggaggaggagcgagGCCAAGGAGATCCTCCTGCTCGCCTCGTCGCCCTACAAGTTTCCTGTGGAGGAGAGGGCGTTTCTCAAGAGCCCGGCGAGGCCGTTTATGTGAATTTTAAGCGGAATATAATTACAGTATCGGCTCTGCTAGCTTAATTAGGCCGTGCACCGTCCAACATTTGGGCCGTATTATACCTGTACAGTACATTCTACTGTAGTTGTATTTAACTATAAGTAGCCGACATTGGTGTTCGCATGTGCTAAATttcgaagaaaaaaaatatggcgGTTAAATACAATATACTATGAAGTATGAACTAGTATAGTACTAACATAGTAACATACTCAGTACATGATACGTGTACTATTACTTCCAGTCAAGTAGACTCGATATTCAGACAACAAAAACAATGAGAAAATTAACAAGTTGCCTCTACTATCTGAAACATAAGTGAACTTAGAGGCTGTATATAGCATAATTTATTAAAGGAATTTCctttctatatatataatagAAAACTCTCCTACCAGCTGGTCATGTGGTAGTTGTCATgtctagtttttttttgttgttattgttattgTGTTCTTCTCTTTTGTTGATGTGTGAATCTACGTGTTCTTGTATCCTTTTGGCTGTGTATATAGTTAATGAATATAGAGACTGGGTTAATaaatccattatctaaaaaaatgtgACAAATGTTGGCATATGTTTTATGGATGCATGGTTATGGGGATGGCTATTATGTTGGTCATCACCATTGACACTATTGTTTTATGATGTTATATgctttgtttt is a window encoding:
- the LOC8079415 gene encoding uncharacterized protein LOC8079415, whose product is MAVAVAARRATLLVLIFLVSAAGASASATAAAAAPGPGANSTSFLLAAEQTQRKDPLEGLRYYTGGWNISDEHYWASVGFTAAPVFAAAGVWFVVFGIGLFIAGCCFCCCPGGGAGAGDTYSRACLFVSLVLLLVVTALAAVGCAVLYDGQGRFHGSTAATVDYVVRQSGDTVATLRGFTGFLETAKAAGVGPITLPDDVKGRIDDVVRKVGAASDELAARTSSNAAKIRAALETVRKVLIVVSAAMLILAFLGLVFSLCGLESIVYVLVFLGWILVAGTFVLCGTFLLLHNVVGDTCVAMGEWVQHPQARTALDDILPCVDTAAANEALDRSKEVNYQLVAVLNAALTNVSNRDFPPQAPPPINYNQSGPAVPLLCNPYTADLRDRACAPGELPLDAAAARQAWRRYVCRTAASASADDGASAAAAEVCATTGRVTPSMYEQLAGAADVSYGLYHYGPALVALADCTFVRETFRSIGEDHCPGLSRYSGQVFRGLLAAAVAVMLAVLLWVVHSRERRRRSEAKEILLLASSPYKFPVEERAFLKSPARPFM
- the LOC8079414 gene encoding uncharacterized protein LOC8079414 isoform X2 — translated: MIMAMWKPAWLEALNTQKFFVACSLHEHAKKNEKNICCLDCCTSICPHCVGAHRVHRLLQVRRYVYHDVVRLEDLEKLVDCSSVQSYTINSSKVVFLKKRPQNRQFKGSGNICTSCDRSLQEPYFHCSLDCKVEYILRQKKNLSAYLRPCKTLQLGPDFFIPHDADDDTTHSTLVDVDEPMGSSDSENLSAPCTNFVRKKRSGPYICARSANRVSDEDMATNMSRRKGVPHRSPLC
- the LOC8079414 gene encoding uncharacterized protein LOC8079414 isoform X1; the encoded protein is MIMQAMWKPAWLEALNTQKFFVACSLHEHAKKNEKNICCLDCCTSICPHCVGAHRVHRLLQVRRYVYHDVVRLEDLEKLVDCSSVQSYTINSSKVVFLKKRPQNRQFKGSGNICTSCDRSLQEPYFHCSLDCKVEYILRQKKNLSAYLRPCKTLQLGPDFFIPHDADDDTTHSTLVDVDEPMGSSDSENLSAPCTNFVRKKRSGPYICARSANRVSDEDMATNMSRRKGVPHRSPLC